Part of the Anaeromusa acidaminophila DSM 3853 genome is shown below.
GCTGCATCGGCTTGGGTGATCGCCATGGCGGCCCTGCATCCTTCCATTACGGTGTTGTCGCTAGCTATTGTGGGAGTGCGCTTTTTCGGGATTGCCCGGGCTGTTTGCCGCTATGGCGAGCGTTATGTCTCACATGATGCGACGTTTCGTATTTTGGCGCACTTGCGTGTCTGGCTGTACAAACGTATTGAACCGCTGGCGCCGTTTCATTTGGGGTCGCAAAGCCCGGCTTCGCTGCTGGACCGTTTGGTGGGCGATGTTGAAGTTTTAAAAGATTTGTTTCTGCGGGCGTTTTTGCCGCCGGCAACGGCCTTTTTTTCTTGCTTGGCTTTTGCTGCTTTTTCGTGGTTTTTTGTAGGTCCTTGGCCGGCTCTCGTGGTCTTGGGAGCCTACTTGACGGCAGCGGTGGTTCTGCCGCTGTGGTTAGGGAGCTCATGGCGGCGCGGCGCAGAAATTGTGGCAACGGAGCGGGAACGCTTGCAGACGGCGGCGGGCGATTTGCTGGGGGGGCTGGGAGAACTCTGGGCTTTTCGCCAAACTCAGGAGCAGGCGCAGCGCTTGGGCGCAGCGGCGCAGCGTCTGGCTATGGCACAGCGGAGGCAGAGCTTGCTTAGCGGCGCGGGAGAAGCGTTTGGTATGGCTGTAGGCTATGGAGCGTTATGGCTCTTGCTTTGGGGAGGCCTTCCCTTGGTGCGAAACGGGCAATGGTCTGGCGTGGATTTATCGGTGCTAGCCTTAAGTGTGCTGGCGTTGGGAGAATTTTTTCTGCTTATGCCTGCGGCTGCCCGTTATTTAGCCGATGGTACAGCGGCAGCTGAACGAATTTTGGAGACCGCCGCAAGGCAAAGACCTGAAAAAGGAGAAGCGGCTTGTGCAGGCGGCAAGCTGGAGGTGCGCAACCTGTCGTTTTCTTACGCAGACAGCTTGACGCCAGCTTTGCAGGATATTTCCTTTTCGTTGGAGGCAGGAAAGAGCCTTGCCGTTGTCGGGGCCAGCGGCGCTGGCAAGAGTACGCTGGTATCGTTGCTGCTGGGGTTTCGTCAACCGACAGGAGGAATTCTATCGATGGGAGGAACCGCGGCGGACTCTTGTTGTGAGGAAAGTTGGCGCAGCCATTTTGCCGTAGTACCGCAACAACCTTATTTTTTTCATTTGTCCTTAGCGGACAATTTGAGGGTGGCTCGCCCGGAAGCATCCCTAGATGAGCTGCGGTCGGCGCTGGCGCGGACGCAGATGCTATCCTGGCTGGACTCCGAGCCTCAAGGCTGGGAACGGTCCGTCGGCGAGGGCGGAGGCGGCCTTTCGGGCGGACAAAGGCAGAGACTGGCTATTGCCAGGGCGCTTTTGAAGGAGGCCCCGTATTGGCTGCTGGATGAGGCGACTGCCGGTTTGGATGCGCTGACGGCCCAAGAAATTATCGCTTTGATGCGGCTGGTAACGGTAGATAAAGGGGTCCTCTGGATAACACATCATCTGCAAGGGCTGGAAGCCGTAGATGAAATTTTGGTTTTGCAGCAGGGGAGCATTGTTGAGCGAGGCTGCATGAGAGAGCTGCTTGAAAAGCAAGGCGTCTTTTATCGTATGTGGATGACGGAGAAGGAAGCTTGTATTTGAATTTGCGGAAAAATCATGCTATGCTGATTCAAGAAGGTTTTATGGTGAACGTCAAAGCAAGGAGTGTTGAGACGATTATGTCGGAATATACCTATGTATCTCAGAAAAAATGTCCCATTTGTCAGAATGAGTTCGAAGCGACTCAGGTGAAAAGCCGAGTGCCCATGCGAGTGCAAGATACGGATTTTTGCACGCATTTTAAAGGGTTCAATCCTTACTTTTATAGTATTTGGGTGTGCAATCATTGCGGCTATGCCGGTGCGGACAGCTGGTTTTGTGAACCAGGACCGGCGGCGGTGGAAAAGCTTCGTACCTTTTTGTCCGGTCGCGAAGTGCATTTGGATTTGGGCGGAGAGCGGACCTTTGAAAAAGCGGTCAATGCCTATAAAATGGCAATTTTCTATGCCGAGCTGGTGAAGGCTCCGGCAAGCCGGTTGGGCGGGTTGCTCCTCAAATTGGCCTGGGTATATCGCCTGGAAAACAAAGTTGAGGAAGAACGCGAGGTATTGGAAAAAGCTGTAGTGGCGTATGAAGAAGCGTTGTCGAAGGAACGGATGCCGATCGGCAATATGACGGAAGTGACTCTGACCTATTTGGTCGGGGAGTTGCTGCGTCGTATTGGCAATTACCAACGAGCCAAGCTGTATTTTAATCAGGTGATTTCCAACCCCTTAGCTCGGGGAGAGCGTAATGTCTTTAAAATGACTCGTGACGCTTGGAATGAGATCCGAGAGGAAGAAAAACGGCAGAAAGAAGAAGCGGAAGCTCAAAAAGCGGAGAAAAACATGGCTTGAGCGGATTGTAATTCTTGTCGAACTTATGTATAATAAATCTCGTCGGTATCAGTGCCGCGTTTTGGGGGCGTAGCTCAGATGGGAGAGCGTTTGGTTCGCATTCAAAAGGTCAGGGGTTCGATTCCCCTCGTCTCCACCAAGTAATCTACCATCTATTGATAAAACGATTTTTATCAATAGATGGTTTTTGTTTTGCCCGAAAGTGCCGTATTTACGGCGCTTTCGGGCTTTTTTCTTTTCCTTTATAGGCGTTTTACAGGCCTTTTTCGGAGGGACGTTAACTTGCACCAGTTTTTGTCGGCGGCTTACTTTTAACGATTCTACCGCAAATCGTTAAAAGTGAACCGAAGATAGGGGTATCTTTTAACGATTCGCGAAAGGGGTGTGCATTGAACATTGTCGTTAAAGATAACCGTCAAGGCCAAAACAGCCCACCCGAAGGTGAGCCGTGGTTTTAAAATATTATGCTGTAATTTCCGAGCCGTTTTTAAACTTGAATGCCATCGTGCCATCCTGAGACACCGTGGCGGTGTCGGTGACAGCCAGCCATAATTTTTCGTCAAACTCGGTGAGGACAAGAGGGCGGCTTTTGATGTCCTTAATAAAACCATCGATGGTTTTTGCTTTGCCGAGTCTCTGGCGCTTGGTGGCTTCCAATTCATCTACACGCTCCGTAGCTTTGCGGTGGCGCTCAAGGTAGGCACTATTACGCTCTGCCCATTCTGATTGATTGACGGCGGTTCTGGCGCTTTCTAGGATAGCTTTGCGCGATAGCTCGCTTACCACTTCAATCTCGCGTAACAGTTCAACAAGTTCGGCGTCAATCGAAGAGGTGTCGCAGAGGACGCCCTGCGCCAGCCGGCAGTCTTCAATCAGTCCGGATCGACTACTCATCAGCTTATTGAAAGCGACGAGGAAGCGCATTTTAATCTCATCTTCGGTGAGGTGGGGCGTTTGGCAGCCGTTGCCGGGCTTGTCGAGCCTTTTATACTTGGCATTACACCGCCAGATTTCTTTGCGATACGTTTTATCACTCTTGTAGCTGCCCCATACCTTCTTGCCGAAATGTCCTCCGCAATCGGCGCAAAC
Proteins encoded:
- a CDS encoding DUF2225 domain-containing protein; the encoded protein is MNLRKNHAMLIQEGFMVNVKARSVETIMSEYTYVSQKKCPICQNEFEATQVKSRVPMRVQDTDFCTHFKGFNPYFYSIWVCNHCGYAGADSWFCEPGPAAVEKLRTFLSGREVHLDLGGERTFEKAVNAYKMAIFYAELVKAPASRLGGLLLKLAWVYRLENKVEEEREVLEKAVVAYEEALSKERMPIGNMTEVTLTYLVGELLRRIGNYQRAKLYFNQVISNPLARGERNVFKMTRDAWNEIREEEKRQKEEAEAQKAEKNMA
- the cydC gene encoding thiol reductant ABC exporter subunit CydC, which encodes MKSLWTLLRCVPKPWLSMLLALLLAWLTGAAGLGLLAASAWVIAMAALHPSITVLSLAIVGVRFFGIARAVCRYGERYVSHDATFRILAHLRVWLYKRIEPLAPFHLGSQSPASLLDRLVGDVEVLKDLFLRAFLPPATAFFSCLAFAAFSWFFVGPWPALVVLGAYLTAAVVLPLWLGSSWRRGAEIVATERERLQTAAGDLLGGLGELWAFRQTQEQAQRLGAAAQRLAMAQRRQSLLSGAGEAFGMAVGYGALWLLLWGGLPLVRNGQWSGVDLSVLALSVLALGEFFLLMPAAARYLADGTAAAERILETAARQRPEKGEAACAGGKLEVRNLSFSYADSLTPALQDISFSLEAGKSLAVVGASGAGKSTLVSLLLGFRQPTGGILSMGGTAADSCCEESWRSHFAVVPQQPYFFHLSLADNLRVARPEASLDELRSALARTQMLSWLDSEPQGWERSVGEGGGGLSGGQRQRLAIARALLKEAPYWLLDEATAGLDALTAQEIIALMRLVTVDKGVLWITHHLQGLEAVDEILVLQQGSIVERGCMRELLEKQGVFYRMWMTEKEACI
- a CDS encoding recombinase family protein, which encodes MADGKFTLPYSHFLGYEKGENGLPRIVPAEAKIVRLIFRLYMEGKTFSAIAKHLEQHDIPSPAGKKKWQATVVQSILTNEKYKGHALMQKTYCANFLTKKMVKNTGQVQQYYVENSHPAIIEPDEFDAVQLEFERRKSLGRPTSTTSIFSSKLVCADCGGHFGKKVWGSYKSDKTYRKEIWRCNAKYKRLDKPGNGCQTPHLTEDEIKMRFLVAFNKLMSSRSGLIEDCRLAQGVLCDTSSIDAELVELLREIEVVSELSRKAILESARTAVNQSEWAERNSAYLERHRKATERVDELEATKRQRLGKAKTIDGFIKDIKSRPLVLTEFDEKLWLAVTDTATVSQDGTMAFKFKNGSEITA